The Corallococcus caeni genomic interval GTAGTAGAGGGAGAACAGGCCTTCCCGCGCGGCCTTGTGGTCCACGAGGAAGTCCACGCCGCCCGCGACCCGGAATGCCCGGGCATCGCGCAGGGTCCGCTCCAGCGGGACCGGTGTCGCGCCCCGAGCGGCCTTGCTCTCCGATGTCTCGTAGCCTTCCGCGGCGAGCAGCGACATCGTCCGGTCCGTGATCCGAGCGCACGTCAGCGACGCGATGTTCTTGGCCGCCACCTGTTCGAACCAGCGCAAGGGCAGCGTGTCCGCCGTCACACCGGTGAGGCTCCAGCGGGCCACGCTCTCCATGGCGAAGACCTCCGCCGCGGTGGCGGACACCTGACGCTGGATCTCATCGAAGTCGCCAAGCCTGCGCCCCTGCGCGAGGCGCCGGTGGAGGAAGTCGCGCGACCACTGGAGGCACTTCTTCGAGAGCGCCAGCGACGCGGCCACGATGATGTACATGCGGCCCAGGGCGCTGAGCGGCTCCAGCAGCGGCGTGTTCCGCCAGTGCTCCTGCGCCATCGCGAGCATCCGCTCCTTCGGCACGCGCACGTTCTCGAAGCCGAGTGCGGCGATGGGCAGCCCCCGCAGCCCCATCAGCTCGTGCTCGGCGCGGACGTGGAAGCCGGGGCTGGAGGCCTCCACGAAGAAGAGGCTGATCTGCTCGCGGCCGTCTTCCTGGAGCGTGGCGGTGACGTTCAGCAGGTCCGCGATGGACCCGTTCCCGATGAAGACCTTCTCCCCGTTGAGGACATACGCCGTCCCATCCTCCGTGGGCACGGCGGTGGTGGACGCGCGCCGCACGGAGGCGCCGATGGGCTCGGTGTCGGCCCAGCCGGAGATGACTCCATCGGCGACCCGGCCCCGGACGTAGTCCTTGAGGGGACCGTCCTGCACGGCTTCGATGATGGCGCCCGCGCCCAGGCCACTGTGGATGGCCAGCGTGTAGCCGACGGGCAGGCACACGCTCATCACGGCTTCGATGACACGGAAGGTGTTCAACATGGAGAGGCCCCGGCCTCCCAGCTCCCGCTCCACCTGGAGCTTGTAGTAGCCGCGCGAACGCAGGGCTTCGCGTAGCTCCGGTGGGATGCGTCCCGTGCGCTCGATCTCGTCCGGGTCCACGTGCGCCTGGAGGAACTGCTCGACCTCGGCGATGACTGCGTCGCCCTGCCGGCGTTCATCGGGGTCCTGTTCGGGGAACGCGCGGACGAGGTCCCAGCGGAGCTTCCCCGCGAAGAGCTGGCCCAGGAAGCCCTCGCGGCTGCGGGTGGCGGGGTGCAGTGGCTCGTGGCTCATGGGGTCGGGTTCCTTCTGGAGCGTGCTTCCGCGAAGAGGCGCAGGAGGGTGGACCTCGGCTCCGGATCCCGGAGGTAGAAGTGGCCACCGGGGAGCAGGTGGAGCGCGAAGGGGCCGGTGGCGTGGACATGCCACGGCTCCAGCTCCGCGCGGGTCAGATCGTCCTGGGTGCCGCCCGTGACGGTCATCGCGCAGGGGAGGGGCGCGCGGTCC includes:
- a CDS encoding acyl-CoA dehydrogenase family protein; amino-acid sequence: MSHEPLHPATRSREGFLGQLFAGKLRWDLVRAFPEQDPDERRQGDAVIAEVEQFLQAHVDPDEIERTGRIPPELREALRSRGYYKLQVERELGGRGLSMLNTFRVIEAVMSVCLPVGYTLAIHSGLGAGAIIEAVQDGPLKDYVRGRVADGVISGWADTEPIGASVRRASTTAVPTEDGTAYVLNGEKVFIGNGSIADLLNVTATLQEDGREQISLFFVEASSPGFHVRAEHELMGLRGLPIAALGFENVRVPKERMLAMAQEHWRNTPLLEPLSALGRMYIIVAASLALSKKCLQWSRDFLHRRLAQGRRLGDFDEIQRQVSATAAEVFAMESVARWSLTGVTADTLPLRWFEQVAAKNIASLTCARITDRTMSLLAAEGYETSESKAARGATPVPLERTLRDARAFRVAGGVDFLVDHKAAREGLFSLYYPSAAHTAELDSPPAPLPVEEHLSPRNREHLQHTAREVHRLAKRSLDLSRRYPDAGVLHARQRTLILMNQLCNELFTMSVTLAHAAALASRGQAHADALADVYCTAARFRLEDLWRQADADAEPDFAGVSERWLTGDSLDFLLSDVLIRR